The genomic interval GGTCAGGTTGGTTCATACGCAGCCCATGCTGTATCGCAGTTTCCGCATGTTCAGGAAATGTGCCTCTACGGCAGACCTGGTAATGAGCAGTATCTTGACGGACTAGCGCATGATATGATGGACTCGTTTGCCGCACGAGGGACGAACACGAGAGTTACGTTTGGGACAAATCCCAAAGAGCTGCGTGGTTCTGACATTGTTGTTCTAACATCCGGGGTTCCAAGGAAACCTGATCAGTCCAGACTGGATCTTGCACTGGAAAATGCCAAGATTGTGCGCCACTTTGCTGAGCAGGTTGGCCGCATGGCACCTGATGCGATTCTTCTTGTGGTGACCAATCCGGTGGATATTATGACCTCCGTTGCCCTGAAATATTCGGGAATGATGCCGCACCGTGTGTTTGGTCTTGGCACGCATCTGGATTCAATGCGTCTGAAAGCATGCCTTGCCGAGTTCTTTAATGTGCATGTGAGTGAGGTTCACACCCGTATCATTGGCGAGCACGGCGATACGATGGTTCCCATGTGGTCGGCAACGACTGTCGGCGGTATTCAGATCGATAATATGATTGGTATTGCGAAGCTGCCGCGCGATGAGATGATTGAGCGGGTGAAAAACAGCGGCACGTATATTATCAAAGCAAAAGGTGCGACCGTTTTTGGTCCTGGTGATGCTGTTGCCACGCTTGTCCGAACGATTGTTGAGGATGAGAACCGCATGCTGACGGTTTCAACGCAGATCCGGCGCGAAATTTTCGGGCATGACGGCGTTTGCATCAGTGTTCCAACGAGAATCACTCGAGGGGGAGTGTTTCCTATCGGCGTTCGCTTGTCTCCGACCGAGGAAGCTATGTTCAGCACTTCGGTGAAGATGATTAAGGAGCTTACCGAGCGGATTTATGCTGCTCTTGATGCGGATTCTTCAGAGACCGCATAATAATTTTATATTCTGTTTTACGGGTATTTGCTCTACTTATTTGTTTACTGACAACTAACGTTAGTCGTAGCTCCGCCCATGGAACACATGCTTGTGGCCTGCTTACCGCTTCGCGGGAAAAGCGGAACTTACATGAAAGTACAATAAGCAGCCAAATTTGCAATGAAAAGAAAAAAAAAGTATTTAGAGCAGCCGGTTCAGAGATTCAATCTCTGCGCGATCGATGCCTGCAATGCCTGCAAACATGCCTTCGATCTTGTCGCCGGAGCCTTCCTCATCTTCTGCGATCACCATGAGCTTGATTGCGGAGAGGCCAAATCCAATTGGTTCCACTCTCATATCCTGAATGCCTGGGATCTTTGCCTTAATGTCGGCCTGAAGCTTTGCCATGTCAACTTCCGGGGATTCCGGCATGACTTTAATGATTACTGCGACTTCGCCCATATTATTCACTTATGGTCCCTGGAATCCGCATTTCGGACAGGTGTATTTTACGCTCTGCTTGCGGCAGTATGCGCAGCGGTAAATAACTTCTCCACAGTCCGGGCACTTAAATTCTGTTGCACCGCGCTCTGCGAGCGGGGCATTACATGACGTACATTTCGTAGCTGCCATTCGATCAAACTCTCTAAATTATTAGTTCCCCACAATTATAAACGTGTGGCCTTCACCACTCTGATTACTGGAGGCGGGTTCCCAGCACATTTTCTCCGGAGAGATACTGTATCAGGCGTTTTGGCTTGCGTCCATTGAGTATTACTGCCTTGATATGATATTTATTAAGAATCTGCACGCAGCAGGGATCAATGACATCTGTGGTCGTGCCGAGGGTAAGTTCAGGCAAAAGTTTTCCGTTCGTTACTACGCCGTCCACTGATTTGAGAAGTATCAGCTGGCAGCCCAGCTCTCCTGCAACCCATGCCGCAATCGAGTCTGAGGTTATGTCCCATGAGTGGGGCAGAGGGTCGTACTCACGAAGAAATGTGTAGGGAAGAAATATTTCTGCGCCGCTTTCTGGCATGGTGCAGTGGCTCGTTGTTTTCAGGCCGAAGGTTGAGAGATACCAGCCATATTGATCCATCGCAGCGACTGCCATCCAGTGTGCGGCGTCTCCGTCGATGCCGAGGTCTCGGACGTCATTGGCAAACACTCCTCCGCCGGGAATTATCAGCGCCGGAGTTTTGATCTCCCCAAACTCGTGCAGAATATCTTCTGCAACATCGATCAGGCTGCCGCCAATTTTTATCACAACTCCTTCGGTCATAGATATCTGCAATACTATTAATCAGTCTCATGACACAAAAACCAGTATGAGATCATGGTTGGCCGCAGTTGTTTTTGTTCTCGCATGTCTCACTATTCCTTCCGCATCCGCGTTTCTGATAACCGAGGTCTGCCCTGACGGGTATGCGAAAGGTGATGGGGATGAGTATTTTGTCCTTTCAGGATCGGGGAGTCTTGACGGGTGGGTGGTGACCGACGGGGAAGGCTCGGTTCGTTTTCCTACCGGGTCGGCTTCGCGGGAATCTCTGACTGTGGCGCGTGATGGCGCTGCCTACTATGATGTTCACGGCATCCACCCTGACTATGAAATTTTGTCCACGCTTGACGTTGTTCCTGATATGGTCTCCACCGGCAGATTTCAGATGGCAAACACGAAGGATGATGTCACTCTGCTTTTTTACGATGAACCAGTTCAGTTCTTCTCATGGCCCGAGGATTTTTCCTCCAAGAATGGAATGATTCATGTGTTTTCCGAAGGTGTCTGGGATGAACGCATACAGCGCATCGGTCAGAGCAGTTTTGTTCCTGAGACCTTCACCGCAGACTCGGTGACGCTGTTTGTGTCGCCCGACTCCTCGTTTGAGGTGGTGAATGGTGTCATAACAGCAACGCAGTCTGAGATGCTCATCTCTATGTATGAGTTTACGCACCCGGAGCTTGCCGAGTCTGTTGCTGACGCTGCTTTGCGCGGTGTGAATGTAACTTTGCTTGTCGAAGGGGGTCCCGTGGGCGGCATGAGTTCTGAAGAGAAAGGTGTCCTGAATTATCTGACGGACGCGGGCGTGTCGATTTACACGATCGAAAGCATGGATACAAAACCTGCCAGATACCGGTATCTCCACACAAAGTATCTTGTCTCTGACGACTTCGTCACGCTTGTTCTCTCTGAAAACTTCAAACCAACCGGCATTCCTCTTCCGGGGACTCGCGGAAACAGGGGGTGGGGTGCGGCTGTCTACAGCACCGGCGTTGCAAGCTATTTCAGCAAGGTCTTTTCCGCAGACCTTGGCGGGTATGACATCTACTCATATGTTCGAACATCTGATCCGTTTCCGCCTTCCTGGTCTGATGAAGATATTGTGGTTCATTTCCCTGCGCGCTCCATCCAAAATGTTCTGGTAACGCCGGTCATTTCTCCTGATACCAGCCACTTAATTCCTGATCTTGTCCTCTCTGCTGAGAAAAGAGTTGATCTTCAGCAGGCATACATCTCCCCATATCCAAACAGCGCGCGCAATATTTGGCTGGATTATGTGCTTGATGCGGGGGGTCGCGGCATTGATGTACGGGTGATGCTTGACGGCATGTACTACAACACGGACGGCGAGCATGACAACGACGAAACCGCTGCAAATATCAATCGGCTGTCTGAAAACGATGATATTCTTGTGGAAGCACGTCTGATGCATCCGAGCCAATCAATTACGAAACTGCACAACAAAGGGGTGATAGTTGATATGAAATACGTACTTGTGAGTTCTGTCAACTGGAATTATAATTCTCCAAATAATAATCGTGAATCAGGGATTATCATCGAAAATGCGGATGCAGCCAGATATTTTTCTGATGTTTTTGATTTTGACTGGAATGATGGATCCGGCGAATTTCGAATCGCTGCTCCCGGTGGGGTTGATCTGCGCTACGCCGTAGTCGTCGTAATTGTAATGTTACTGTTTGTCATTTGGCTACTGAAACGACGTTAAAAAAAGTTTTGTTTTATATCTGTTGGTCGGTTCACAGACAATTTTACGCTGATGCCGGAGTTGTGCCGGTGGTGAGCTTTGGCTGATAAATTGCCTGTCTGGCATCACGGAAGTTGAACTTCTCGATGATGAGTCCCTGTTCCTTCAGGCGCTTTAAAGCATATCGAACGGTACGCGGAGCAAGTCCGGTGCCCGCAACGATATCCTTGTGGGTCTGGGATCCAGTCCTCTCCAGGAGATGGTAAATCGTGATACACGATTGGGGCAAATTTGTTCTTTGCATACAAAACAATTGTCTTGTAAGTATAAATAGTTTTGTTATTTTGTTCGTATTGTCACGAACAATATGGAAAAATGCCCCTAAATGAGCTTTGATAGTTCATTTATGGGATTACTGCTTGTAAACGGAAAAACCGGTCACAATTTGTTGATTTATTTTTACTATGAATTTTACAAAAAAGAAGAAATTTCTGGTTTTTTCTCAAACCATCAACTACACCGTAGCCTGTGTAGGTGCTGCAGGGATCTTACTCGAGTAAAGAATCTGCCGTGCATCGCGGAAATTGAACTTCTCCACGAGCATATCGTGTTCCTTTAACTTTTTCAGCGCGTAACGGATGGTTCTTGGTGATAATCCCGTTAACTGGGCGATTTCCTTGTGTGTCAGAGAGTTGTACGGATCAAGTACTGTGAGCACTTTGACCGATGACTTGGGGAGTTCTGTTTTAGTCATAACGAAC from Methanorbis rubei carries:
- a CDS encoding HVO_2753 family zinc finger protein — translated: MAATKCTSCNAPLAERGATEFKCPDCGEVIYRCAYCRKQSVKYTCPKCGFQGP
- a CDS encoding winged helix-turn-helix domain-containing protein; the protein is MQRTNLPQSCITIYHLLERTGSQTHKDIVAGTGLAPRTVRYALKRLKEQGLIIEKFNFRDARQAIYQPKLTTGTTPASA
- a CDS encoding winged helix-turn-helix transcriptional regulator, which encodes MTKTELPKSSVKVLTVLDPYNSLTHKEIAQLTGLSPRTIRYALKKLKEHDMLVEKFNFRDARQILYSSKIPAAPTQATV
- a CDS encoding uridylate kinase, whose translation is MTEGVVIKIGGSLIDVAEDILHEFGEIKTPALIIPGGGVFANDVRDLGIDGDAAHWMAVAAMDQYGWYLSTFGLKTTSHCTMPESGAEIFLPYTFLREYDPLPHSWDITSDSIAAWVAGELGCQLILLKSVDGVVTNGKLLPELTLGTTTDVIDPCCVQILNKYHIKAVILNGRKPKRLIQYLSGENVLGTRLQ
- a CDS encoding malate dehydrogenase, which gives rise to MAKVTIIGATGQVGSYAAHAVSQFPHVQEMCLYGRPGNEQYLDGLAHDMMDSFAARGTNTRVTFGTNPKELRGSDIVVLTSGVPRKPDQSRLDLALENAKIVRHFAEQVGRMAPDAILLVVTNPVDIMTSVALKYSGMMPHRVFGLGTHLDSMRLKACLAEFFNVHVSEVHTRIIGEHGDTMVPMWSATTVGGIQIDNMIGIAKLPRDEMIERVKNSGTYIIKAKGATVFGPGDAVATLVRTIVEDENRMLTVSTQIRREIFGHDGVCISVPTRITRGGVFPIGVRLSPTEEAMFSTSVKMIKELTERIYAALDADSSETA
- a CDS encoding phospholipase D-like domain-containing protein translates to MRSWLAAVVFVLACLTIPSASAFLITEVCPDGYAKGDGDEYFVLSGSGSLDGWVVTDGEGSVRFPTGSASRESLTVARDGAAYYDVHGIHPDYEILSTLDVVPDMVSTGRFQMANTKDDVTLLFYDEPVQFFSWPEDFSSKNGMIHVFSEGVWDERIQRIGQSSFVPETFTADSVTLFVSPDSSFEVVNGVITATQSEMLISMYEFTHPELAESVADAALRGVNVTLLVEGGPVGGMSSEEKGVLNYLTDAGVSIYTIESMDTKPARYRYLHTKYLVSDDFVTLVLSENFKPTGIPLPGTRGNRGWGAAVYSTGVASYFSKVFSADLGGYDIYSYVRTSDPFPPSWSDEDIVVHFPARSIQNVLVTPVISPDTSHLIPDLVLSAEKRVDLQQAYISPYPNSARNIWLDYVLDAGGRGIDVRVMLDGMYYNTDGEHDNDETAANINRLSENDDILVEARLMHPSQSITKLHNKGVIVDMKYVLVSSVNWNYNSPNNNRESGIIIENADAARYFSDVFDFDWNDGSGEFRIAAPGGVDLRYAVVVVIVMLLFVIWLLKRR
- a CDS encoding elongation factor 1-beta gives rise to the protein MGEVAVIIKVMPESPEVDMAKLQADIKAKIPGIQDMRVEPIGFGLSAIKLMVIAEDEEGSGDKIEGMFAGIAGIDRAEIESLNRLL